In one Rutidosis leptorrhynchoides isolate AG116_Rl617_1_P2 chromosome 8, CSIRO_AGI_Rlap_v1, whole genome shotgun sequence genomic region, the following are encoded:
- the LOC139864353 gene encoding uncharacterized protein has translation MVESDVQAARGMNFGNVISQGSQATSQLGSKSLVLVRENGVRVVSLLIVGSVQRQREGANRTFMSVDFCTKLGSPAIVLPEPVRVEVADGKMVPVTTYVSGASIEIDEKRSVTDIPVVSEFPEVFPDILLGLPPIREFLGYVICEAGIKVDPSKIEAVMGWNLLKMPTEFKSFLGLAEMDAVVFALKLWGHYLYDYDCDIKYHPSKANVVADALSHKKTVETVKFMRIEIVSDLIEQIKQVQAQALLKENLKTELMTKIKDQLTDDSRGLKTFKNRIWFTEQFGNEGESEYSVSSTDRRMPTRWLEAGEKQFAGPELVHITADKVAISREKLKAARDRQKMQFEIIQRVNDQTFMLELPAELAGIHNTFNVCYLRKCKVDDKMQLFPLSDLRVDLNQKLVEEPVRIVDKKVTKLRKKEIHMVLVEWKHSLGSNLT, from the exons atggtagaaagtgatgtacaAGCAGCAAGGGGTATGAATTTTGGAAACGTTATATCGcagggtagtcaggctaccagtcagTTAGGTTCTAAGTCTTTGGTTCTAGTAAGAGAGAATGGTGTAAGGGTTGTAAGTCTTCTCATAGTGGGCAGTGTTCAGAGGCAACGAGAAG GTGCGAATAGGACGTTTATGTCTgtagatttctgtactaagttagggtCACCTGCTATtgtgctgcctgagcctgttagagtagaggtagctgatggtaagatggtTCCAGTCACAACTTATGTGTCTGgggctagtatagaaattgatg AGAAGAGATCTGTTACTGATATTCCAGTGGTTTCGgaatttcctgaggtatttcctgaCATATTACTGGGGTTGCCGCCgataagagaa TTTCTGGGTTATGTTATCTGTGaagcaggtattaaagtggatccatcAAAAATAGAAGCAGTAATGGGTTGGAATTTGTTGAAGATGCCGACAGAatttaagagtttcttgggtcttgcag aaatggacGCAGTGGTATTTGCGTTAAAGTTATGGGGACACTACTTATACG attatgattgtgatatAAAGTATCATCCGAGCAAAgcaaatgttgttgccgatgctttaagtcaTAAGAAAACTGTGGAAACCGTGAAATTTATGAGAATCGAAATTGTTTCGGACCTTATTGAACAGATAAAACAAGTTCAAGCCCAAGCTTTATTAAAGGAGAATTTAAAGACTGAATTGATGACTAAAATAAAAGACCAATTGACTGACGATTCTAGAGGACTTAAGACAtttaagaaccgaatttgg tttacagaaCAGTTTGGGAACGAGGGTGAATCTGAGTacagcgtatcatccacagaccgacg aaTGCCGACTCGTTGGTTAGAAGCcggtgagaaacagtttgcaggtccagaaTTAGTTCATATAACAGCAGATAAGGTAGCGATATCGCGTGAAAAGTTGAAAGCGGCACGtgacagacagaaaat GCAGTTCGAGATTATTCAAAGGGTTAACGACCAGACTTTTATGTTAGAGCTTCCAGCAGAGTTAGCAGGGATACACAACACTTTCAATGTAtgttaccttaggaagtgtaaggtCGATGATAAAATGCAATTGTTTCCGTTGAGTGATTTGAGGGTGGACCtaaatcaaaagttagttgaagaaccagTTAGGATTGTTGATAAAAAGGTAACAAAGCTGAGAAAGAaggagatccatatggtgcttgttgagtggaagcatagcTTAGGATCAAACCTTACGTGA